One part of the Chryseobacterium sp. 7 genome encodes these proteins:
- the ccoS gene encoding cbb3-type cytochrome oxidase assembly protein CcoS, with product MDILYLMILCSVSLAAIFLVVFIVYARKGQFEDDESPAVRILFDDEKIKENDEPGNKNKDEKEIGENNKN from the coding sequence ATGGATATTCTATATTTAATGATCCTCTGCAGTGTTTCTTTAGCTGCGATTTTCTTGGTCGTATTTATAGTGTATGCCCGAAAAGGACAGTTTGAAGATGATGAATCTCCTGCTGTCAGAATCCTTTTTGATGATGAAAAAATCAAAGAAAATGATGAACCAGGCAACAAAAATAAAGACGAGAAAGAAATAGGAGAAAATAATAAAAATTGA
- the ccoN gene encoding cytochrome-c oxidase, cbb3-type subunit I, with product METQKFSYDNSIVRAFLYATLVFGLIGFTFGLTAALMLFYPELPEFFFGTDDTTIKSLASGNIQGLINTHGAFGFGRIRMLHTNTVIFAFVCNIVYTGIYYSLQRLLKTRMYSDTLSWLHFWTWQFMIVATFVTFFMGINTSKEYAEHEWPIDILIAFSWIIFGINMFLTISKRRVRHLYVAIWFYIGTWIAVAMLHIFNNLEVPLSFTGWKSYSAYAGVKDAIVQWWYGHNAVAFVLTTPVLGLMYYFLPKAADRPVFSYKLSIIHFWSLIFVYIWAGPHHLQYTALPAWAQAVGTGFSIMLIAPSWGGMLNGLLTLRGAWDKVRENPILKFFVVAVTCYGMATFEGPLLATKNINKIGHFTDWVIGHVHLGALGWNGFMAFGVIYYLVPIMWRTKIWSVKLANWHFWLGTLGIIFYAVPMYISGFTQGLMWKQFNPDGTLLWKNWLDTVTAIIPYFKMRFVGGLFYISGSILMIVNVIATVRKGSFQKEVPAEAPALANISKNRKEGEGTHLWLERTPVLLGILSFFTISIGSSIEIIPTLSLKKSVPTISAVKPYSPLELEGRDIYIREGCNACHSQMIRPFRDEITRFNGKNGQYSKAGEFVYDRPFLWGSKRTGPDLHREGGKNPSSWHYKHMYNPRSTSAGSIMPRYPWLIATDLDRSKMVDKMKLMKNVFDVPYTKAQIDSADKWANNQSAKIVKDIFSEANDLKQAYAKRPQGELEKKEVVALISYLQRLGTDIKTTEIKTASNN from the coding sequence ATGGAAACACAGAAGTTTAGTTATGACAATAGTATTGTCCGTGCGTTCCTTTATGCGACCTTAGTTTTCGGTCTCATTGGATTTACGTTCGGGCTTACGGCGGCATTAATGCTTTTCTACCCTGAATTACCGGAATTCTTTTTCGGGACGGATGACACAACCATTAAAAGTTTGGCATCGGGTAACATTCAAGGTTTAATAAACACTCATGGTGCATTTGGTTTTGGTAGAATCAGAATGCTGCACACCAACACCGTAATCTTTGCATTCGTTTGTAACATTGTTTACACGGGTATTTATTACTCATTACAGAGATTATTAAAAACAAGAATGTACAGTGACACCTTGTCTTGGTTACATTTCTGGACTTGGCAGTTTATGATCGTTGCTACGTTCGTTACGTTCTTTATGGGGATCAATACCTCTAAGGAATATGCTGAACATGAGTGGCCGATCGACATATTAATCGCATTCTCATGGATCATTTTTGGTATCAATATGTTCCTGACTATTTCAAAAAGAAGAGTGAGACACCTGTATGTAGCGATTTGGTTCTACATTGGTACCTGGATTGCAGTAGCAATGCTTCACATCTTCAACAACCTTGAAGTACCTTTATCTTTCACAGGCTGGAAATCTTATTCAGCATATGCAGGGGTAAAAGATGCTATTGTACAGTGGTGGTATGGTCACAATGCGGTTGCATTCGTATTGACGACTCCGGTTCTAGGTTTAATGTATTACTTCCTTCCGAAGGCTGCAGACAGACCGGTATTCTCTTATAAATTATCCATTATTCACTTCTGGTCATTAATTTTCGTATATATCTGGGCTGGTCCTCACCACCTTCAGTATACAGCTCTTCCGGCTTGGGCTCAGGCGGTAGGAACAGGGTTCTCTATCATGCTTATTGCACCATCTTGGGGAGGTATGTTAAATGGTCTTCTTACACTGAGAGGAGCTTGGGATAAAGTAAGAGAAAATCCTATCCTTAAGTTCTTCGTAGTAGCTGTTACTTGTTATGGTATGGCAACGTTTGAAGGACCGCTTTTGGCAACTAAAAACATCAACAAAATTGGTCACTTTACAGACTGGGTTATCGGTCACGTACACTTAGGAGCTCTTGGATGGAATGGTTTCATGGCATTCGGGGTTATCTATTACTTGGTACCAATTATGTGGAGAACAAAAATCTGGTCTGTAAAATTAGCTAACTGGCATTTCTGGTTAGGTACTTTAGGAATTATTTTCTATGCAGTTCCAATGTATATTTCAGGATTCACACAAGGATTAATGTGGAAGCAGTTCAACCCGGACGGAACATTATTATGGAAAAACTGGCTGGATACGGTAACGGCAATTATTCCTTACTTCAAAATGAGATTCGTAGGAGGTTTATTCTACATCTCAGGATCTATCCTAATGATTGTAAACGTAATTGCTACAGTAAGAAAAGGATCATTCCAGAAAGAAGTTCCTGCTGAAGCTCCAGCGTTGGCAAACATCAGTAAAAACAGAAAAGAAGGAGAAGGTACTCACCTTTGGCTGGAAAGAACTCCGGTATTATTAGGTATTTTATCTTTCTTTACAATATCTATAGGTAGTTCAATTGAAATTATCCCTACACTATCTCTTAAGAAAAGTGTACCTACAATTTCTGCAGTGAAGCCTTATTCACCACTAGAACTTGAAGGTAGAGATATCTATATCCGTGAAGGATGTAATGCTTGTCACTCTCAGATGATCAGACCGTTCAGAGATGAGATTACAAGATTTAACGGTAAAAACGGACAATACTCCAAAGCTGGAGAGTTCGTATACGACAGACCATTCCTATGGGGTTCTAAGAGAACAGGACCGGATTTACATAGAGAAGGTGGTAAAAACCCAAGCTCTTGGCACTATAAGCACATGTATAACCCAAGATCTACCTCTGCAGGTTCCATCATGCCTCGTTACCCTTGGTTAATTGCTACTGACTTAGACAGAAGTAAGATGGTAGACAAAATGAAGCTGATGAAGAATGTATTTGATGTACCTTATACTAAGGCTCAAATTGATTCTGCAGACAAATGGGCGAACAACCAGTCCGCAAAAATTGTAAAAGATATCTTCTCTGAAGCAAATGACCTTAAGCAGGCTTATGCAAAGAGACCTCAGGGAGAACTAGAGAAAAAAGAAGTTGTAGCTCTTATTTCTTATCTTCAGAGATTAGGTACAGATATTAAAACAACGGAAATCAAAACAGCAAGTAATAACTAA
- a CDS encoding cbb3-type cytochrome oxidase subunit 3, which yields MIPQNFKDILSNTENAGFYQTLALIFFMLFFIALVIYVFSRPKKYYKEEEEAPLGDDEDDNFNLKN from the coding sequence ATGATTCCTCAGAACTTTAAAGATATATTATCCAATACAGAAAACGCTGGTTTTTACCAGACGCTGGCTCTGATTTTCTTTATGCTGTTCTTCATCGCTTTAGTAATCTATGTTTTTAGCAGACCTAAAAAATATTACAAAGAAGAAGAAGAGGCACCACTTGGGGATGACGAGGATGACAATTTTAATTTAAAAAATTAA
- a CDS encoding cbb3-type cytochrome c oxidase N-terminal domain-containing protein: MKQRTPVVVNILIIIGLLIVFYYLFVQSYAFLASPYFWGTVVIAGILAYIHSAIGDLIENNKFKKLSPEEKAAYLAEKKVPFLKRMYDAAFKKQSETEEKDILIDHGFDGIMELDNQLPKWWVGLFYFGTAFCIVYIAAYSFTDFAHPLSEYEKEYKEQMASIKEFEANQPPVTIETAKYSADNIAEGKELFKTNCASCHKEDGSGGIGPNLTDNYWINQPEKTLFKNVFHMDWNGSPTNPAMRPFGKNGEVSGAEIEKIAAYVYHINQEQPPVTPAQGGAAPQGTEAHWEKE; the protein is encoded by the coding sequence ATGAAACAAAGAACACCTGTTGTCGTAAACATCTTAATAATAATAGGGCTTTTAATAGTTTTTTATTATTTATTTGTACAGAGCTACGCGTTCCTAGCTTCGCCTTACTTCTGGGGAACAGTTGTGATCGCCGGTATCCTTGCCTACATTCATAGTGCTATTGGAGACCTTATTGAGAACAACAAATTCAAAAAATTATCTCCGGAAGAGAAAGCAGCTTACTTAGCTGAAAAGAAAGTACCATTCCTAAAGAGAATGTATGATGCAGCTTTCAAAAAGCAGTCTGAAACTGAGGAAAAAGATATCCTTATTGACCACGGTTTCGACGGGATCATGGAGCTGGATAACCAGTTACCAAAATGGTGGGTAGGTTTATTCTATTTTGGGACCGCTTTTTGTATTGTATATATTGCAGCATACTCTTTTACAGACTTCGCTCACCCGTTAAGCGAATATGAAAAAGAATATAAAGAACAAATGGCAAGCATCAAAGAATTTGAAGCAAACCAGCCTCCTGTAACGATTGAAACAGCTAAATACTCAGCTGATAACATTGCAGAAGGTAAAGAATTATTCAAAACAAACTGTGCATCTTGTCACAAAGAAGACGGTAGTGGAGGTATCGGACCAAACCTTACTGATAACTACTGGATCAACCAGCCTGAGAAAACGTTATTCAAAAACGTATTCCATATGGACTGGAATGGTTCTCCTACTAACCCTGCGATGAGACCATTCGGTAAGAACGGAGAAGTTTCAGGTGCAGAAATTGAAAAGATTGCAGCGTATGTATATCACATCAATCAGGAACAACCACCAGTGACTCCGGCTCAGGGAGGAGCAGCTCCTCAGGGAACCGAAGCACATTGGGAAAAAGAATAA
- the ccoG gene encoding cytochrome c oxidase accessory protein CcoG has translation MSDIEEIEVRGGQGQVLDPETYRDSIGTMEQSGKRRWVFPRKPKGKYTNYRNIVSYLLLIIYFTLPFIKINGNPLLLFNVIDREFFIFGQPFYPQDFFILTLGAIASLIFIIVFTIAFGRIFCGWICPQTIFMESIFRKIEYLIEGDRNKQMKLDRQEWNTEKIWKRGLKWTIYVVISLIITHFMFMYIVGYEEVFKIVGEGPFAHPTNFIVMILLTAAFYFVFAWFREQVCTLVCPYGRLQGVLIDKDTINVFYDFKRGENRSKWRKGEDRKAAGKGDCIDCQQCVVVCPTGIDIRDGQQLECINCTACIDACDEVMEKVGLPKGLVRYASENEIEKETQFKFTGRMKGFSVFLFLLVGFLGYLLYSRGEMEAKFIKPAGSTFFVRDGKITNTYNYTFLNKTNDKKIVTIKVIDPAHGEITYSASSKIQVDRDKISKGTINISFPEDEMKLSKQNITIGVYDMKGKLIDSYQTYFEGPFKLQF, from the coding sequence ATGTCAGACATAGAAGAAATAGAAGTACGCGGCGGACAGGGACAGGTTCTGGACCCTGAGACTTACAGAGATTCTATAGGGACAATGGAGCAATCCGGAAAAAGAAGATGGGTATTTCCAAGAAAACCTAAAGGAAAATATACCAACTATAGAAACATTGTAAGCTATTTATTATTAATTATTTATTTTACATTACCATTCATCAAAATCAATGGTAACCCACTGTTATTATTCAATGTCATAGACAGGGAATTTTTCATTTTTGGACAGCCTTTCTATCCACAGGACTTTTTTATCCTCACTTTAGGTGCTATCGCCTCTTTAATCTTTATTATCGTTTTTACGATTGCATTCGGAAGAATTTTCTGCGGGTGGATTTGCCCTCAGACAATTTTTATGGAATCTATCTTCCGTAAAATAGAATATCTGATTGAAGGTGACCGAAACAAGCAGATGAAACTGGACAGACAGGAGTGGAATACAGAGAAGATCTGGAAGAGAGGTTTGAAATGGACTATTTACGTTGTTATTTCATTAATCATTACCCACTTCATGTTCATGTATATCGTAGGATATGAAGAGGTATTTAAAATTGTTGGTGAAGGCCCATTTGCCCATCCTACCAATTTTATCGTAATGATTCTTCTTACCGCAGCATTTTACTTTGTATTTGCATGGTTCAGAGAGCAGGTTTGTACATTGGTATGTCCATACGGAAGACTTCAGGGCGTATTGATTGACAAAGATACCATCAATGTTTTCTACGATTTTAAAAGAGGAGAAAACAGATCAAAATGGAGAAAAGGAGAAGACCGTAAAGCAGCAGGTAAAGGAGATTGTATCGACTGCCAGCAGTGCGTAGTGGTATGTCCTACCGGAATTGACATCAGAGACGGGCAGCAGCTGGAATGCATCAACTGTACAGCATGTATTGATGCGTGTGATGAAGTCATGGAAAAAGTAGGCCTTCCAAAAGGATTGGTAAGATACGCTTCTGAGAACGAGATTGAAAAAGAAACTCAGTTCAAATTTACCGGAAGAATGAAAGGTTTCTCCGTATTCCTTTTCCTTCTTGTAGGATTCTTAGGATACCTTCTTTACAGCCGTGGTGAGATGGAAGCTAAATTCATCAAACCGGCAGGAAGCACATTCTTTGTAAGAGACGGTAAAATTACCAATACCTACAATTATACCTTCCTTAATAAAACAAACGATAAAAAAATAGTTACCATCAAAGTAATAGATCCGGCTCATGGTGAAATTACTTACAGTGCATCAAGCAAAATTCAGGTAGACAGAGATAAAATTTCAAAAGGAACCATTAATATCAGCTTCCCGGAAGATGAAATGAAACTTTCTAAGCAGAACATCACCATTGGTGTTTATGATATGAAGGGTAAACTGATTGATTCCTATCAGACTTATTTTGAAGGGCCATTTAAACTGCAATTTTAA
- a CDS encoding FixH family protein: MKNFSWGHGVVIALFAFIVFILSMMFLFPNGQKNSEMVTDNYYEEELKYQDVIDAKKKADDLQEKPVYSQDTKGIKITFPKDYNNSNTTVKFVLNRTDDQNLDIKKSVQLDASQSFIIPAQVLKMGNYTLRLSWTKDKTDYRMDYDVIWK; the protein is encoded by the coding sequence ATGAAGAACTTTAGTTGGGGACACGGTGTTGTAATTGCATTATTTGCATTCATAGTTTTTATATTATCCATGATGTTTCTTTTCCCGAACGGGCAGAAGAATTCTGAAATGGTAACCGATAATTATTACGAAGAGGAACTGAAGTATCAGGATGTGATTGATGCCAAGAAAAAGGCAGATGACCTACAGGAAAAACCTGTATACAGCCAGGATACCAAGGGAATTAAAATTACCTTCCCAAAAGATTATAACAACTCTAATACTACGGTAAAATTTGTTTTAAACAGAACCGACGACCAGAATTTAGACATCAAAAAATCTGTACAGCTTGATGCCAGCCAGTCTTTCATAATCCCTGCACAGGTATTGAAAATGGGTAATTATACATTAAGACTAAGCTGGACAAAAGACAAAACAGACTACCGAATGGATTATGACGTGATATGGAAATAG
- a CDS encoding sulfite exporter TauE/SafE family protein has product MEIGLIVSAIALGFASGFHCIGMCGPIALSMGLTKKQAANFYLQNLTYQFGRIFTYSLLGALLGIIGQGFEMAGFQKYLTITAGVLLIIMAVFSFGGKDFASKIPFLSKFLYSVKLNLGKLLQKADYRSRFSTGVLNGFLPCGMVYMALTASLAGGGIWQGALYMALFGLGTLPFMFAIVLAGNLMNQAFRIKILKAVPVIMIILGGLFILRGLELGIPYVSPKAEAMTIIKDPNGAVNCH; this is encoded by the coding sequence ATGGAAATAGGACTTATTGTATCGGCTATTGCTTTAGGCTTTGCTTCCGGTTTCCACTGTATCGGGATGTGCGGCCCTATTGCCTTGTCGATGGGATTAACCAAAAAACAGGCTGCCAATTTCTACCTTCAGAACCTTACCTATCAATTTGGAAGAATTTTTACCTATTCATTATTGGGTGCTCTTCTGGGAATTATCGGGCAGGGATTTGAAATGGCAGGTTTTCAGAAATACCTGACTATTACAGCTGGAGTTCTTCTGATTATCATGGCTGTATTTTCATTTGGCGGAAAAGATTTTGCTTCAAAAATTCCTTTCCTATCCAAATTTTTATATTCTGTCAAATTAAACTTAGGAAAGCTTCTTCAGAAGGCAGATTACCGTTCAAGATTCTCTACCGGAGTTCTTAATGGTTTTTTACCTTGTGGAATGGTTTACATGGCTCTTACTGCCAGCCTTGCAGGAGGTGGAATATGGCAGGGAGCTTTATATATGGCTTTATTTGGTCTCGGAACCCTTCCGTTTATGTTTGCTATAGTTTTAGCCGGAAATCTGATGAATCAGGCCTTTAGGATTAAAATATTGAAAGCTGTTCCTGTCATCATGATTATTTTGGGAGGATTATTCATTTTAAGAGGTCTTGAGCTCGGAATTCCCTATGTTTCTCCGAAAGCAGAAGCCATGACGATTATTAAAGATCCAAACGGAGCCGTAAACTGCCATTAA
- the serS gene encoding serine--tRNA ligase — MLQVNFLRDEKERVLEGLKKRQFKNLGLVDEAIAADDERKRIQFELDSQLSEINKISKEIGLLMKEGKKEEAESAKSKTAQYKESSSELKSQLEVKENDLLNILYQLPNIPNELVKSGASADDNEMIFQSHPVEGLGEGAIPHWELAKKYNLIDFELGVKIAGAGFPVYLGKGARLQRALVQYFLDKNVEKGYTEVNPPHVVNEASGFGTGQLPDKEGQMYYINEDKLYLIPTAEVPVTNLYRDVLLDEKDLPIKNTAFSQCYRREAGSYGAHVRGLNRLHQFEKVEIVRIEKPENSYAVLEEMVEHIKEILTDLELPFRVLRLCGGDTGFASAMTYDFEVWSAAQEMWLEVSSVSNFETFQANRLKCRYKGDGKSQLVHTLNGSAMALPRIMAALLENNQTADGIKLPKKIAEYARFDVIN, encoded by the coding sequence ATGTTACAAGTCAATTTTTTGCGCGACGAGAAAGAACGCGTTTTAGAAGGTCTTAAGAAAAGACAATTCAAAAATCTTGGGTTGGTAGACGAGGCTATCGCTGCCGACGACGAAAGAAAAAGAATCCAGTTTGAACTAGATTCCCAGCTATCCGAAATCAACAAAATTTCGAAAGAAATTGGTCTATTGATGAAAGAAGGGAAAAAAGAAGAAGCGGAATCTGCAAAATCTAAAACAGCACAATACAAAGAGTCGAGTTCAGAATTGAAATCCCAGTTAGAAGTTAAAGAAAATGACTTACTGAATATTCTGTACCAGCTTCCGAACATTCCGAATGAATTGGTAAAAAGCGGAGCGTCTGCGGATGATAATGAAATGATTTTCCAGTCTCATCCGGTAGAAGGTCTTGGTGAAGGAGCTATTCCTCACTGGGAACTGGCAAAGAAATACAACTTAATTGATTTTGAATTAGGGGTAAAAATTGCCGGTGCAGGTTTTCCTGTTTACTTAGGGAAAGGAGCAAGATTACAGAGAGCTTTGGTTCAGTATTTCTTAGATAAAAACGTTGAGAAAGGCTATACAGAAGTAAACCCTCCTCACGTTGTAAATGAAGCATCTGGTTTTGGAACCGGACAGCTGCCTGATAAAGAAGGACAGATGTACTATATCAACGAAGATAAATTATATCTTATTCCTACAGCAGAAGTTCCTGTAACAAATCTTTACCGTGATGTATTGCTTGATGAAAAGGATCTTCCAATAAAAAATACGGCGTTCTCTCAGTGTTACAGAAGAGAAGCAGGAAGCTACGGAGCTCACGTAAGAGGGCTAAACCGTCTTCACCAGTTTGAAAAAGTAGAGATCGTAAGAATTGAGAAACCGGAAAACTCTTATGCTGTTTTGGAAGAAATGGTAGAGCACATCAAAGAAATCCTTACAGATCTTGAACTTCCGTTCAGAGTATTGAGACTTTGTGGTGGTGATACTGGTTTTGCATCTGCAATGACGTATGACTTCGAAGTTTGGAGTGCTGCTCAGGAAATGTGGCTGGAAGTAAGCTCTGTTTCTAATTTTGAAACGTTCCAGGCCAACAGATTGAAATGCCGTTACAAAGGAGATGGTAAATCTCAGCTGGTTCATACCTTAAACGGTTCAGCAATGGCATTGCCAAGAATTATGGCTGCATTGTTAGAAAACAACCAGACAGCAGACGGAATCAAACTTCCTAAGAAAATTGCAGAATATGCAAGATTTGATGTTATCAACTAA
- the asnB gene encoding asparagine synthase (glutamine-hydrolyzing) produces the protein MCGISGYYSFHKSISSTNILEMNQAIKHRGPDDEGFWIYNNDQGVSFSGNDSTQKIKEHFPVLQEINSDMALGFRRLSIIDLSEKGHQPMLSENEQIIITFNGEIYNFKKLRKELELLGHSFHSTSDTEVILKAYQEWGSLAFARLDGMFAICIVDLIRQKLILARDRVGMKPLFYHQSKEGLVWASEIKALLKHEFVKPEINWNGVYTNFLFQTTLAPQTCFQHIFSLEPASFISIDLKSQKISKEIFWQMPSPVKKNISEEEAVQKIDELLSESLSGQLYADVPVAVMMSGGIDSTLIASKSKPFNADIHTYTVSYPFSEEEVKNASLAAKHFGVSHEIKEVSDEEALEQLKENIQHFEEPYSSFEVLINAAEYAHDRGFKVVLSGNGADELFAGYSHTLKLKRWLLMRNFNFISPFIITKDQFSQRVKNYFSQDDMFDFFRQSQISMMPLEAKTLINPDIYNNIETNLSEYHLFDTKNYSGYFEYDMKYSLSSHHVFRDDLSAMKYSVEFRYPYLSNDLIDYVSALPQNMRFNGIQNKPLLRKAAAKHLPQEVLNMPKKGFSFPVNYFIKKDKKIRDFITETLESLKKRNFFNAAVIDEWWNHQVHEYDWVKIWQLVTFELWYQKYFKK, from the coding sequence ATGTGCGGAATCAGCGGTTATTATTCATTTCATAAAAGTATTTCCTCTACAAATATTCTGGAAATGAATCAGGCGATTAAACATCGCGGACCGGATGATGAAGGGTTCTGGATATATAATAATGATCAGGGAGTTTCCTTTTCAGGAAATGATTCCACTCAAAAAATTAAAGAACATTTTCCGGTTTTACAGGAAATAAATTCAGATATGGCTTTAGGATTCCGAAGACTATCCATTATTGATCTCTCTGAAAAAGGCCATCAGCCTATGCTTTCAGAGAATGAGCAGATCATTATCACCTTTAATGGAGAGATTTATAACTTTAAAAAATTAAGAAAAGAACTTGAGCTTTTAGGACATTCTTTCCACAGTACTTCTGATACTGAAGTTATTCTCAAAGCTTACCAGGAGTGGGGAAGCTTAGCTTTTGCCAGGCTGGATGGAATGTTTGCGATCTGTATTGTTGATCTCATCCGCCAGAAATTGATATTAGCCAGAGACAGGGTAGGAATGAAGCCTCTTTTTTATCATCAAAGTAAAGAAGGACTAGTTTGGGCATCAGAAATAAAAGCATTACTGAAGCATGAATTTGTAAAACCAGAAATCAACTGGAACGGAGTATATACCAATTTTCTTTTCCAGACAACACTGGCTCCACAAACCTGTTTTCAGCATATTTTTTCCCTGGAACCTGCGTCGTTTATAAGCATTGATTTAAAGAGTCAGAAAATCAGTAAAGAAATATTCTGGCAGATGCCTTCTCCGGTTAAAAAGAATATTTCTGAAGAAGAAGCCGTACAAAAAATAGATGAACTTCTGTCTGAAAGTCTCTCAGGGCAATTATATGCAGATGTTCCTGTAGCAGTAATGATGAGTGGAGGAATAGATTCTACTTTAATTGCTTCAAAATCAAAACCTTTTAATGCTGATATTCATACGTACACCGTATCTTATCCGTTTTCTGAAGAGGAAGTGAAAAACGCATCACTGGCGGCTAAACATTTTGGTGTTTCGCATGAAATAAAGGAAGTAAGTGATGAAGAAGCTTTGGAACAGCTTAAGGAAAATATCCAGCATTTTGAAGAGCCATACAGCAGCTTTGAAGTACTGATTAATGCTGCAGAATATGCGCATGACAGAGGTTTTAAAGTGGTATTAAGCGGTAACGGGGCAGATGAACTTTTTGCAGGTTATTCTCATACACTGAAGCTTAAAAGATGGCTTTTGATGAGGAATTTTAATTTTATTAGTCCTTTTATCATTACGAAGGATCAATTTTCACAACGGGTAAAAAATTATTTCTCGCAGGATGATATGTTTGATTTTTTCAGACAGAGCCAGATCAGTATGATGCCTTTGGAAGCTAAAACTCTTATAAATCCTGATATTTATAATAATATTGAAACAAATCTTTCAGAATATCATCTTTTCGATACAAAAAATTATTCAGGATATTTTGAATATGATATGAAATATTCATTGTCTTCCCATCATGTTTTCAGGGATGATCTAAGTGCAATGAAATATAGTGTAGAGTTTCGTTATCCCTATCTGAGTAATGATCTTATAGATTATGTATCTGCACTTCCGCAAAACATGAGGTTTAATGGAATTCAGAATAAACCTTTATTGCGAAAAGCAGCTGCAAAACATCTTCCTCAGGAAGTTTTGAACATGCCAAAGAAAGGCTTTTCATTTCCTGTCAATTATTTCATTAAAAAGGATAAAAAAATAAGAGATTTCATTACGGAAACCCTGGAAAGCCTGAAAAAGAGAAATTTCTTTAACGCTGCAGTCATTGATGAATGGTGGAACCATCAGGTGCATGAATATGACTGGGTGAAAATATGGCAGCTGGTAACGTTTGAGTTGTGGTACCAGAAATATTTTAAAAAATAA